A window from Malassezia japonica chromosome 1, complete sequence encodes these proteins:
- a CDS encoding uncharacterized protein (COG:E; EggNog:ENOG503NW05) — protein MSFKQAEHKLLMIPGPIEVADDVLYANAHPAMAHVSPDFVPVFGKVLTMLKKVLYAPNSQPFVVAGSGTLGWDMVSTNVVQPNDEVLVLQTGYFSDSFAECLETYGAKTTVLKAPVGKRPSLDEVKSALKEKKYRAITITHVDTSTGVLSDVKAVAAAVQEVSPETLVLVDGVCSVASEELRLEEWGVDVVLTGSQKGLGCPPGATIVVAGPRALKAFESRSAPPPTYYLSWHKLLPVMKAYEAGSPAYFGTPPTNLIYALHQSLTTITEGSVSLEERFQKTKEASQKVKNFLTELGVKQLVADDLQQSNGAANGMTAVRYPGGLKAPDVLPKMAQRGIVLGAGLHKECKDEYFRIGHMGVSVVDPSRTDVDQVLKNLKEVLEEAGYKK, from the coding sequence ATGTCCTTTAAGCAGGCTGAGCACAAGCTTTTGATGATCCCCGGCCCGATTGAGGTCGCGGACGATGTCCTCTACGCCAACGCGCACCCCGCGATGGCGCACGTGTCGCCCGACTTTGTTCCCGTCTTTGGCAAGGTCCTGACGATGCTCAAGAAGGTGCTCTACGCCCCCAACTCGCAGCCGTTTGTCGTCGCCGGCtccggcacgctcggctgGGACATGGTCTCTACGAACGTCGTGCAGCCCAacgacgaggtgctcgtgCTGCAGACCGGCTACTTTTCCGACTCGTTCGCCGAGTGCCTCGAGACGTACGGCGCCAAGACCACCGTCCTCAAGGCCCCGGTCGGCAAGCGCCCGTCGCTGGACGAGGTGAAGAGCGCGCTCAAGGAGAAGAAGTACCGCGCGATCACCATCACGCACGTCGACACTAGCACCGGTGTGCTGTCCGACGTCAaggccgtcgccgccgccgtccaGGAGGTCTcgcccgagacgctcgTCCTGGTTGACGGTGTGTGCAGCGTTGCCTCCGAGgagctccgcctcgaggagtGGGGCGTCGATGTGGTGCTCACCGGCTCGCAAAAGGGCCTCGGCTGCCCGCCGGGTGCGACGATCGTCGTCGCGGGCCCCCGTGCGCTCAAGGCGTTTgagtcgcgcagcgcgccccCGCCGACGTACTACCTCAGCTGGCACAAGCTGTTGCCGGTCATGAAGGCGTACGAGGCCGGATCGCCCGCCTACTTTggcacgccgcccacgAACCTGATCTACGCGCTGCACCAGAGCCTGACGACCATTACCGAGGGCTCCGtgtcgctcgaggagcgcttCCAGAAGACCAAGGAGGCCTCGCAGAAGGTCAAGAACTTCCtgaccgagctcggcgtgaagcagctggtcgccgacgaTCTGCAGCAGTCGAACGGCGCCGCGAACGGCATGACCGCTGTCCGCTACCCCGGCGGCCTCAAGGCCCCGGATGTCCTGCCGAAgatggcgcagcgcggcatcgtgctcggcgcgggcctGCACAAGGAGTGCAAGGACGAGTACTTCCGTATCGGCCACATGGGCGTGTCGGTCGTCGACccgtcgcgcaccgacgtcgaccaggTGCTCAAGAACCTCAAGGAGGTCCTGGAGGAGGCCGGATACAAGAAGTAG
- the CPR6 gene encoding peptidylprolyl isomerase (COG:O; EggNog:ENOG503NXZR), with protein MGNPIVYFDIAFDGASAPTRAGENRVVLELYADKVPKTAENFRALCTGEKGASAVSGTPLTYKGSAFHRVIPHFMIQGGDFTRGDGTGGESIYGEKFEDEKLDGKHDVPFLLSMANAGPGTNGSQFFITTVPTPHLDGKHVVFGRVLRGKDVVRRVEQSQTGANDRPVHAITIADCGEFSTAQLAEANFDYGIAPDATGDRYEAYPEDADVDLEEKPEEALKIAKDLKGLAGSLVGKGEWALALEKYEKALRYLLINPALPESSDAAFVKEYLSFRTPLELNGALCALKTSPPQNALAESLATKVVERATQPTKPSDAELAKAYFRRALARSASKRDEEAKADLAEALRLAPGDAGILKEKAAIEQRQKVRLEKQRAAYSKMFS; from the exons ATGGGCAACCCGATCGTTT ACTTTGACATCGCGTtcgacggcgcgtctgcgcctACGCGCGCCGGTGAGAACCGTGTGGTGCTGGAGCTGTACGCCGACAAGGTCCCCAAGACCGCGGAGAACTTCCGTGCGCTGTGCACGGGCGAAAaaggcgcgagcgccgtgtccggcacgccgctgacTTACAAAGGCAGCGCGTTCCACCGTGTGATCCCCCACTTTATGATCCAGGGCGGTGACTTTACGCGGGGCGACGGCACGGGCGGTGAGTCGATCTACGGCGAAAAGTTTGAGGACGAGAAGCTCGACGGCAAGCACGATGTGCCGTTCCTGCTGTCGATGGCGAATGCCGGTCCCGGCACGAACGGCTCGCAGTTCTTTATCACGAccgtgccgacgccgcacctcgacggCAAGCACGTCGTTTTTGGCAGGGTGCTCCGTGGTAAGGAtgtcgtgcgccgcgtcgagcagagCCAGACCGGCGCGAACGACCGCCCGGTGCACGCCATCACCATTGCCGACTGTGGCGAGTTTAGcaccgcgcagctcgccgaggcgaacTTTGACTATGGCatcgcgcccgacgcgacCGGCGACCGCTACGAGGCCTACCCCGAGGACGCGGACGTGGACCTCGAGGAGAAGCCcgaagaggcgctcaaGATCGCCAAGGACCTCAAGGGGCTCGCCGGGAGCCTTGTCGGCAAAGGCGAGtgggcgcttgcgctcgaaAAGTACGAGAAAGCGCTGCGCTACCTGCTGATCAACCctgcgctgcccgagtcgagcgacgcggcgttTGTGAAGGAGTACCTCTCTTTCCGCACCCCGCTCGAGCTGAacggcgcgctgtgcgcgctcaagacgtcgccgccgcaaaacgccctcgccgagtcgctcgcgaccaAGGTCGTGGAGCGTGCCACGCAGCCCACcaagccgagcgacgcagagctcgccaaggcgtACTtccgccgtgcgctcgcacgctccgcgtcgaagcgcgacgaggaggccaaggccgaccttgccgaggcgctgcgcctcgcgcccggcgacgccggcaTCCTCAAGGAAAAGGCTGCGATTGAGCAGCGCCAAAAGGTGCGTCTGGAAAAGCAGCGTGCTGCCTATAGCAAGATGTTCTCGTAG
- a CDS encoding uncharacterized protein (BUSCO:EOG092655L0; EggNog:ENOG503Q53T; COG:T): MDAHGAGSSGLMTPSELANVLLEAFKTLLSESESYVLYFEQRFRLEEEHLRALKSMLEKQRDLDLRINHKLAVTPGLLPDVNSLSGLRNTWGDVRLSEMWAVDLRLQSLLEWKRSTLQPIVQFRDAQERIRRRVKDDLKNCVDDYDEMRGSTLPRIRKIYEKRCEELEFYRHQQRAIEEQRMLLSTPLQEPRTPTESETIRPVHDSGTASPGILSPPATDGGNGYFAGTASPGQVTSPHGRPHFLDGLRKKEAWDGAPKRLNALFTRMLDVSSEKGADPSVPAPAATDGISPSTSLGAAPEVLPATSQKSQQILAVKQAKAKRDVDEADRAYRKAIFDLETLRIRLNKTLAAANTSLLEWRKELAVTMHRACLQQVRDTMSIRTSIESVHKQDEQLALHMLDHLDAEQRMCEDWLPSTRSLVQEERMQYVNYWHGPYKDLIFGTGLVDYAFSHGDATTASTTTGTGLIVPSVRPPLIVSKCIQFMEHPRCLATPGIYRLSAKYSRVQELTSMIEQDEARFTFDAEREEAVMVASILKLYLRQLPEPVMTMRWEERIKYTHERDEHIRSGFTFFKSRIRRMPPIHQATLRALLMHLATVAAHADKNKMTVANLAVIFSPVILSETDHETTSLAAAAEEDKTMEDLIVYCAEIFSMPAGRNSPLPPVPVEKEKPLQRDMYDRRRQAMSWDSNATQLEHAFQMSDHGSESHPQQVDVTDLNVPQLLDVRKQLELELKQFTAMFGQLKLAQTRFQGCLDSVDKIRPENQDKVSLLPLTASLYVPGRLSDPNTVIVDVGTGYFVEKTRDEARKLYQDKIAYVTKNMEQLQETIHRKQDNVRVVGEVMQVKAIQQRETA; encoded by the exons ATGGATGCGCATGGTGCAGGCTCCTCCGGCCTGAtgacgccgagcgagctgGCGAATGTGCTGCTGGAAGCTTTCAAGACGCTGTTGAGCGAGTCGGAGAGCTATGTGCTCTACTTTGAGCAGCGATTCCGCCTCGAAGAGGAGCACCTGCGTGCGCTTAAGAGCATGCTCGAAAAGCAGCGGGACCTGGATCTGCGCATTAACCATAAGCTGGCCGTTACGCCGGGGCTGTTGCCGGATGTGAACAGCCTGTCGGGGCTGCGGAACACGtggggcgacgtgcgcctgAGCGAGATGTGGGcggtcgacctgcgcctgcagTCGCTCCTGGAGTggaagcgctcgacgctgcAGCCGATTGTGCAGTTCCGCgatgcgcaggagcgcatccggcggcgcgtcaaGGACGACCTGAAAAACTGCGTCGACGACTACGACGAAATGCGCGGCTCGACCCTGCCGCGCATCCGCAAGATTTATGAAAAGCGgtgcgaggagctcgagttTTACCGCCACCAGCAGCGTGCgatcgaggagcagcgcatgctcctctcgacgccgctgcaggaGCCGCGCACACCGACCGAGTCGGAGACGATCCGGCCCGTGCATGACAGCGGCACAGCGAGCCCGGGCATCCTGTCGCCCCCCGCGACGGATGGGGGCAACGGCTACTTTGCGGGCACCGCGAGCCCGGGGCAGGTGACGTCGCCCCACGGCCGGCCGCATTTCTTGGATGGGCTGCGCAAAAAAGAGGCGTGggacggcgcgccaaaGCGCCTAAACGCGCTCTTTACCCGCATGCTCGACGTGTCCTCTGAAAAAGGCGCCGATCCTTccgtgccggcgccggccgcgaccGACGGCATCAGCccgagcacgtcgctcggcgcggcgcccgaaGTGCTCCCGGCCACCTCCCAAAAGTCGCAGCAGATCCTCGCTGTGAagcaggccaaggcgaagcgcgacgtcgacgaggccgaccgcGCGTACCGCAAGGCGATCTTTgacctcgagacgctgcgtaTCCGCCTGAACAAGACGCTGGCGGCAGCCAACAcgtcgctgctcgagtGGCGCAAGGAGCTGGCCGTGACGATGCACCGCGCGTGTCTGCAGCAGGTGCGCGATACAATGTCGATCCGCACCTCGATCGAGTCCGTGCACAAGCaggacgagcagctggcgctgcaCATGCTCGACCATCTCGACGCGGAGCAGCGCATGTGCGAGGACTggctgccgagcacgcgctcgctcgtgcaggaggagcgcatgcAGTACGTCAACTACTGGCACGGGCCGTACAAAGACCTGATCTTTGGCACGGGCCTCGTCGATTATGCCTTTTCGCACGGCGATGCGACCACGGCCTCGACCACGACCGGCACCGGGCTGATTGTGCCGTCGGTGCGCCCTCCGCTGATCGTGTCCAAGTGCATCCAGTTCATGGAACACCCGCGGtgcctcgcgacgccgggcaTCTACCGCCTGAGTGCCAAGTACTCCCGTGTGCAGGAGCTCACGAGCATGATTgagcaggacgaggcgcgcttcACCTTTGATGCGGAGCGCGAAGAGGCCGTGATGGTCGCGAGCATCCTCAAGCTGTACCTGCGCCAGCTCCCCGAGCCGGTCAtgacgatgcgctgggAAGAGCGCATCAAGTATacgcacgagcgcgacgagcacatCCGCAGCGGCTTCACCTTCTTCAAGTCGCGCATCCGCCGCATGCCGCCGATCCACCAGGCGACGCTCCGTGCGCTCCTGATGCATCTGGCGACcgttgcggcgcacgcggacAAGAACAAGATGACCGTGGCGAACCTCGCCGTGATCTTTTCCCCGGTCATTCTCTCCGAGACAGACCACGAGACGACGAGcctcgccgcagcggcaGAAGAAGACAAGACGATGGAGGATTTGATCGTCTACTGCGCCGAGATCTTCTCTATGCCCGCCGGGCGCAactcgccgctgccgccggtgccggtggAGAAGGAAAAACccctgcagcgcgacatgtacgatcgccgccgccaggCCATGTCGTGGGACAGCAACGCGAcacagctcgagcacgcgtTCCAGATGTCCGACCACGGCAGCGAGTCGCAT CCGCAACAGGTCGACGTGACGGACCTCAATGtgccgcagctgctcgacgtgcgcaagcagctcgagctggagcTGAAGCAGTTTACGGCCATGTTTGGGCAGCTGAAGCTGGCACAGACGCGCTTCCAGGGATGCCTCGACTCGGTCGACAAGATCCGGCCAGAGAACCAGGACAAGGTGTCGCTCCTTCCGCTCACCGCCTCGCTGTACGTGCCGGGCCGGCTCAGCGATCCGAATACGGTGATTGTCGATGTGGGCACAGGGTACTTTGTCGAAAAG acgcgcgacgaggcacgGAAACTCTACCAGGACAAGATCGCCTACGTCACAAAGAACATGGAGCAGCTCCAGGAGACGATCCACCGCAAGCAGGATAAtgtgcgcgtcgtcggaGAGGTCATGCAAGTG AAAGCGATTCAGCAGCGCGAGACGGCGTAG
- a CDS encoding peptidylprolyl isomerase (SECRETED:SignalP(1-24); COG:O; EggNog:ENOG503NWXC) — MWMNVGRVLSVLVLVCASATLALSHKDAKITNLAFFDIEHGDKSIGRVTIGLYGETTPKTVENFLGLAQRGEGRGYAGSKFHRVIKNFMIQGGDYTRGDGRGGMSIWGKSFPDENFELQHEGPGILSMANAGQDTNGSQFFITTVATPWLDGRHVVFGRVVDGMDVVKYVEDVQTRPGDRPVEDVVIADSGILPEAELEKPAKDEL, encoded by the coding sequence ATGTGGATGAACGTGGGGCGTGTGCTGAGTGTGCTGGTGCTGGTGTGTGCCAGCGCGACGCTTGCGCTGTCGCACAAGGATGCCAAGATCACGAACCTTGCCTTCTTTGACatcgagcacggcgacaAGTCGATCGGCCGCGTGACGATCGGCCTGTACGGCGAGACGACGCCCAAGACTGTCGAAAActtcctcggcctcgcgcagcgtggcgAGGGCCGCGGCTACGCGGGCAGCAAGTTCCACCGTGTGATCAAGAACTTTATGATCCAGGGCGGCGACTacacgcgcggcgacggccgtggCGGTATGTCGATCTGGGGCAAGAGCTTCCCCGACGAGAACTTTGAGCTCCAGCACGAGGGCCCGGGTATTCTCTCGATGGCGAACGCGGGCCAGGACACGAACGGCTCGCAGTTCTTCATCACGACCGTCGCTACCCCATggctcgacggccgccaCGTCGTGTTtggccgcgtcgtcgacggcaTGGACGTCGTCAAGTACGTCGAGGACGTCCAGACCCGTCCGGGCGACCGCCCGGTCGAGGACGTGGTCATTGCGGACTCGGGCATCCTCCCGGAGGCTGAGCTCGAGAAGCCGGCTAAGGACGAGCTTTAA
- a CDS encoding uncharacterized protein (COG:E; EggNog:ENOG503NW4N), whose product MAVELPQRPTLYIDGSWTRSSDDKTRPTVNPFDAKTLVEVDEATPADAERAVAVAKKYFTESDWSTKPYAERCALLDRYADLLQEHKPKLAEIETLDTGKTLGESEIDIDDVTNVFRFYAKEALKLEKDKSITGELIPDSVKSTVVHEPVGVCVLITPWNYPILQLCWKLAPALATGNVVIVKPSEVTPLSTIYLVKLLIEAGFPPQSVQLLTASGASVGPTLTEHPDVDLVSFTGGLATGRQIIRSCAETIKRCTVELGGKNPNVVFADCDLDWAIDNVLTAVFVHSGQVCSSGARLIVEESIADRLVAGVVERAKQIVMGSGLDPKTETGPLVSAEHRSKVEAYVKLAHEEGAQVLCGGARPDPAQFPELANGFFFLPTVVDRCDRSMRIVQEETFGPILTVERFKDGDEETAVRLANDTKYGLAGGVQSKDQARAERVARRLRHGSVWVNTYGAYTPQAEWGGFGMSGNGRELGSKGLDEYVEAKHIWAETKPAMMDWFKGARM is encoded by the coding sequence ATGGCAGTGGAACTTCCTCAGCGCCCGACGCTGTACATTGACGGGTCgtggacgcgctcgagcgacgacaAGACGCGCCCGACCGTGAACCCGTTTGATGCCAAGAccctcgtcgaggtggacgaggcgacgccCGCGGATGCGGAGCGTGCTGTTGCTGTGGCGAAGAAATACTTTACCGAGTCGGACTGGTCGACGAAGCCGTACGCGGAGCGctgtgcgctgctcgaccgctATGCGGACCTCTTGCAGGAGCACAAGCCGAAGCTTGCCGAAATCGAAACGCTGGACACGGgcaagacgctcggcgagagcgagaTTGATATCGACGATGTGACAAACGTGTTCCGTTTCTAcgccaaagaggcgctcaaGCTCGAGAAGGACAAGTCGATTACCGGCGAGCTCATCCCCGACTCGGTCAAGAGCACGGTGGTGCACGAGCCGGTGGGCGTGTGCGTGCTGATCACGCCGTGGAACTACCCCATTTTGCAGCTCTGCTGGAAACtggcgcccgcgctcgccacCGGCAACGTGGTGATTGTGAAGCCGTCGGAAGTGACGCCGCTCTCGACCATCTACCTCGTGAAGCTCTTGATCGAGGCGGGCTTCCCCCCGCAGAGCGTGCAGCTGCTCACTgcgtccggcgcatcggTCGGCCCCACGCTGACCGAGCACCCCGACGTGGACCTCGTATCGTTCACCGGTGGCCTAGCGACCGGCCGCCAGATTATCCGCAGCTGTGCCGAGACGATCAAGCGCTGCacggtcgagctcgggggCAAGAACCCGAATGTGGTGTTTGCCGACTGCGATCTGGACTGGGCGATCGACAATGTGCTCACCGCCGTCTTTGTGCACTCGGGCCAGGTGTGCTCGTCCGGTGCGCGTCTCATTGTGGAAGAGTCGATTGCCGACcgtctcgtcgccggcgtcgtcgagcgtgcgaaGCAGATCGTGATGGGCAGCGGCCTGGACCCCAAGACGGAGACGGGCCCGCTGGTCTCGGCGGAGCACCGCAGCAAGGTCGAGGCCTATGTGAAGCTTGCGCACGAAGAAGGCGCGCAAGTCCTCtgtggcggcgcgcgccccgACCCCGCGCAGTTCCCCGAGCTGGCGAACGGCTTCTTTTTCCTGCCGACGGTCGTCGACCGCTGCGACCGCTCGATGCGCATCGTGCAGGAGGAGACCTTTGGCCCGATCCTCACCGTGGAGCGTTTCAAGGACGGTGACGAAGAGACGGCAGTGCGTCTCGCGAACGATACCAAGTacggcctcgccggcggcgtccaGTCCAAGGAccaggcgcgtgccgagcgcgtcgcccgccgcctgcgACATGGCTCGGTGTGGGTGAACACCTACGGCGCCTACACCCCTCAGGCCGAGTGGGGCGGCTTTGGCATGTCGGGCAacggccgcgagctcggcagcaAGGGCCTCGACGAGTACGTCGAGGCAAAGCACATCTGGGCCGAGACCAAGCCCGCGATGATGGACTGGTTCAAAGGTGCTCGTATGTAG
- a CDS encoding uncharacterized protein (BUSCO:EOG09264LC7; COG:J; EggNog:ENOG503P547) — MLQRAWATLVRAPRVLPVANVRTFATSTPRASFWDTVLPIIQGNRRERQLQRKQGGLLPDDYERVQRDQRRDEMMAAQSSTGDSLVDDVLDSPHVRHESLEKERAEEKRAKRLERKRWGGLDENGVEKQEHKYSTAVFRISPRKLKLLADQISGKPIDFAIVQMQFSAKRAARRVRSTLVLARDHAVAKGMDPRTLTVSEAWVNKGTYFARLDIKGRARHGIMHHPQARMHIVLRPGKTWEEREAKQLETARRRVRSLGSGGVTRLNRKIVNGFQRPGWAW, encoded by the coding sequence ATGCTGCAGCGGGCGTGGGccacgctcgtgcgcgcgccgcgtgtgcTGCCGGTAGCGAATGTGCGCACTTTTGCGACCAGTACTCCCCGTGCGAGCTTTTGGGACACGGTCCTGCCGATTATTCAAGGTaaccgccgcgagcgccaactgcagcgcaagcaggGCGGTCTTCTTCCAGACGACtacgagcgcgtgcagcgcgaccagcgccgcgacgaaATGATGGCGGCGCAGTCGTCGACGGGTGACTCGCTCGTGGACGACGTGCTGGACTCGCCGCACGTGCGCCACGAGAGCCTGGAGAAGGAGCGCGCAGAGGAGAAGCGTGCCaagcgcctggagcgcaagcgctggggcggcctcgacgagaaCGGCGTGGAAAAGCAGGAACACAAGTACAGTACCGCCGTGTTCCGCAtctcgccgcgcaagctcaagctgctcgccgaccagATCAGCGGCAAGCCGATCGACTTTGCCATTGTCCAGATGCAGTTCAGCGCcaagcgcgctgcgcgtcgtgtgcgctcgacgctcgtcCTGGCGCGCGATCACGCGGTGGCCAAGGGCATGGACccgcgcacgctcacgGTCTCCGAGGCATGGGTCAACAAGGGCACCTactttgcgcgcctcgacatcaagggccgcgcacgccacgGAATCATGCACCACCCTCAGGCGCGGATGCACATTGTTTTGCGGCCGGGCAAGACCTgggaggagcgcgaggccaagcagctcgagacggcgcgccgccgcgtgcgcagcctcggcagcggcggcgtcaCCCGCCTCAACCGCAAGATTGTGAACGGATTCCAGCGCCCGGGCTGGGCGTGGTAG
- the FAP7 gene encoding adenylate kinase (BUSCO:EOG09264XPY; COG:F; EggNog:ENOG503P1RA), translating into MVRSYPNIVVTGTPGTGKTTLAAQICEMFTGPSGAHVMRHMDVGPLVKQQGFHKSYDADWETYEVDEDQLIDHLEPLSGGSAPEPLDVDPSACEDAKEIADDDETRGGLVLDWHTCDAWPERWVDLVIVLRCDHQLLWKRLEKRNYAEKKIAENNEAEIMGVVAEDAQESYAPECIVTLRSESADEMESNAERIVQWIHAWRQQRGLEA; encoded by the exons ATGGTCCGATC ATACCCCAATATTGTGGTGACCGGTACGCCGGGCACCGGCAAGACCACGCTGGCGGCCCAGATCTGCGAGATGTTTACCGgtccgagcggcgcgcatgtCATGCGGCACATGGATGTAGGCCCCCTGGTGAAGCAGCAGGGCTTCCACAAGTCCTACGACGCGGACTGGGAGACGTACGAGGTGGATGAGGACCAGCTGATTGACCACCTGGAGCCGCTGTCGGGCGGAAGTGCACCGGAaccgctcgacgtcgacccCAGCGCGTGCGAGGACGCGAAAGAgatcgccgacgacgacgagacgcgcggcgggctCGTCCTCGACTGGCACACGTGCGATGCGTGGCCGGAGCGCTGGGTGGACCTCGTGATTGTGCTGCGGTGCGACCACCAGCTTTTGTGGAAGCGTCTCGAGAAGCG CAACTATGCGGAGAAAAAGATTGCCGAGAACAACGAGGCGGAGATTATgggcgtcgtcgccgaggacgcCCAAGAGTCGTACGCGCCCGAGTGCATCGTCACCCTCCGCAGCGAGAGCGCGGACGAGATGGAGTCcaacgccgagcgcattgTCCAGTGGATCCATGCCTGgcgccagcagcgcggATTGGAGGCCTAG